The following proteins come from a genomic window of Dreissena polymorpha isolate Duluth1 chromosome 1, UMN_Dpol_1.0, whole genome shotgun sequence:
- the LOC127845037 gene encoding probable ATP-dependent RNA helicase DHX37 — MGKRKQGFNWKARQQNKTIVDNSAVDNIPLELNFSTEKGYDDSNALILPGSKSERKQVNEHENRVKKLSKKERKKLEKVLEVKEKKAKRADILASLSAHQASQEEMNQLIGIADVMSGRVKRKHEDVINSGVKTINIISKRNRKRRRKEPTEEELGKSDSEESIHTSDMSTDEEDSGVASEEEPKVNNEPQENIVLRMNKEQDGESNHSSAGSTSVKSEIVLINDPSDDIANRANTSATHGTEESNTSHKNNSPVWKVNTKKHVRSTSANWTISELTSSVCTPDKQVKYSRDDDVMENKGKVDVDNPSGGNKAVTEPDIKVADLVMKVVNIPVERDTVIQNARLKLPILGEEQSIVEAINEHPVMIICGETGSGKTTQVPQFLYEAGYAHGGGIIGITEPRRVAAVAMSSRVAKEMSLSSSVVSYQIRYEGNVTADSKVKFMTDGVLLKEVQKDFLLTKYSVVIIDEAHERSVYTDILIGLLSRIVPLRHKRGKPLKLVIMSATLRVEDFTENKRLFKVTPPVIKVDARQFPVTIHYNKRTPVDDYLNETFRKTCKIHRTLPGGGILVFVTGQQEVHTLCRKLKQAFPLTGDYQPEYHRGHKRIKAADTEEVSKLPHVSLDSYSVSPLDDEEEQEKSHLDLDLELDGNEGTTDDAAADGHHSDADDADDLSESRGDCSQPLYVLPLYSLLSTERQAKVFGPVPEGCRLCVIATNVAETSLTIPGIKYVVDTGKMKTKFYDKVTGVSTFRVTWTSKASADQRAGRAGRVGPGHCYRLFSSAVFNDEFEQFSMAEITRRPVDDLVLQMKDMNIDKIVNFPYPTPPDAEQIKAAESLLISLGALTQPTAPRSYKESQTERATKITPLGRAMASFPVSPRYAKMLALSHQHGLLPYVVAIVAALSVQEMFVEMHSNPQGENDDFKQRLMHLAEVKRIWASSGHSLLLGDLMVMLKAVGSCEFEGCTPSFCEKYGIRLKAIKEVRKLRMQLTNSVNLVMPDANVCVDPQMPPPDDTEARLLRQIVLSGMGDHVARKLPELPSSHPDAKKLKNAYQCPDLEDPVFIHPTSVLFKHRPQWVVYQHIEETSKLYMKGISAIEPEWLPLFCSSHVTLSQPMEDPPPRYDKVKGQVMCTVTGRYGHRAWPIPQLEMEYPQGVEKMRWFAQALLAGEVVKALGTYTPHLLSAPSTMVKSWAKLQPRTEVLVKALMSERVDSRESLIAAWTHSPSYLLSAYREWLPDTMHTELSLKWPPVSS, encoded by the exons GAAACATGAAGATGTGATAAATTCAGGAGTgaaaactataaatattatttctaaaAGAAATAGAAAAAGACGTCGTAAAGAGCCAACAGAGGAAGAACTTGGGAAAAGTGACAGTGAGGAGTCAATCCACACCTCTGATATGTCAACTGATGAAGAGGATTCAGGTGTGGCGTCTGAAGAGGAACCCAAAGTTAACAATGAACCTCAAGAGAATATAGTCCTAAGGATGAATAAGGAGCAAGATGGTGAAAGCAATCATAGTTCAGCTGGATCTACATCTGTTAAATCTGAAATAGTCCTTATAAATGATCCATCTGATGATATTGCAAATAGAGCAAACACAAGTGCAACACATGGGACAGAAGAATCTAATACAAGTCACAAAAATAATTCTCCAGTCTGGAAAGTAAATACAAAGAAACATGTTAGAAGTACCTCAGCCAATTGGACAATAAGCGAACTCACATCTTCTGTATGTACCCCTGATAAGCAAGTCAAGTACTCTAGGGATGATGACGTTATGGAAAATAAGGGAAAAGTAGATGTTGACAACCCTTCTGGTGGTAATAAGGCAGTAACAGAGCCTGACATTAAGGTAGCTGATCTGGTGATGAAAGTTGTGAACATCCCAGTTGAGAGAGACACAGTTATCCAG AATGCGCGACTGAAGCTTCCAATCCTTGGAGAGGAGCAGAGCATCGTGGAGGCGATCAACGAGCACCCGGTCATGATCATCTGTGGTGAGACTGGCAGTGGGAAAACCACACAGGTGCCTCAGTTCCTGTATGAAGCGGGATATGCACA TGGTGGAGGTATCATCGGTATCACAGAGCCTCGAAGGGTGGCAGCTGTGGCCATGTCCAGTCGGGTTGCCAAGGAGATGTCCTTGAGTTCAAG TGTGGTGTCCTACCAGATACGATATGAAGGCAACGTTACCGCAgattcaaaggtcaagttcatgacAGATGGTGTCCTGCTTAAAGAAGTTCAGAAG GACTTCCTACTGACCAAATACTCTGTGGTCATTATCGATGAGGCTCATGAGCGGAGCGTCTACACAGACATCCTCATTGGTCTGCTGTCACGCATTGTACCACTGAGACACAAG CGAGGGAAGCCCCTGAAGCTAGTCATCATGTCCGCCACGCTGCGAGTGGAAGACTTCACAGAGAACAAGAGACTGTTCAAAGTCACACCCCCTGTGATCAAG GTCGATGCCAGGCAGTTTCCGGTTACAATCCACTATAACAAGAGAACTCCTGTGGATGACTACCTCAATGAAACATTCAGAAAG ACATGTAAGATTCACCGCACCCTGCCAGGCGGTGGCATCCTGGTGTTTGTTACCGGGCAACAGGAAGTACATACACTGTGTCGCAAGCTGAAGCAGGCCTTTCCATTAACAGGCGATTATCAACCAG AATATCATAGAGGGCACAAGAGAATCAAGGCTGCAGACACTGAAGAAGTCAGCAAACTTCCACATGTCAGTCTTGACAG TTACTCCGTGTCACCACTCGATGACGAAGAGGAGCAGGAGAAATCTCaccttgacctcgaccttgaatTGGACGGAAACGAAG GTACCACTGATGACGCTGCTGCTGATGGACACCATAGTGACGCTGATGACGCTGATGACCTCTCGGAGTCCAGGGGAGACTGCTCCCAGCCTCTCTATGTGCTGCCACTGTACTCACTGCTGTCCACAGAGAGACAGGCCAAG GTGTTTGGGCCAGTACCTGAGGGCTGTAGACTGTGCGTCATAGCAACCAATGTGGCGGAAACTTCGCTAACAATACCTGGCATCAAATATGTGGTTGACACTGGCAAG ATGAAGACCAAGTTCTATGACAAGGTGACAGGTGTGTCCACATTCCGTGTCACATGGACGTCAAAGGCGTCTGCTGACCAGCGTGCAGGTCGAGCCGGTCGTGTTGGTCCGGGACACTGCTACCG CCTATTTTCATCTGCCGTTTTTAATGATGAATTTGAGCAGTTTTCTATGGCGGAAATTACTCGACGTCCTGTTGACGACCTGGTTCTTCAAATGAAG GATATGAATATTGACAAGATTGTAAACTTCCCTTATCCAACACCACCTGATGCAGAGCAAATCAAG GCTGCGGAGAGTCTGTTGATCTCCCTGGGAGCTCTGACACAACCAACAGCGCCTAGATCCTACAAGGAGTCACAGACAG AGCGGGCAACCAAGATCACACCCCTGGGTCGGGCAATGGCCAGTTTCCCTGTGTCTCCACGCTACGCCAAGATGTTGGCTCTGAGTCATCAGCATGGACTTCTGCCCTACGTGGTTGCCATAGTAGCGGCTCTGTCTGTGCAGGAGATGTTTGTAGAGATGCATAGTAACCCTCAGGGTGAAAACGAT GACTTCAAACAAAGGCTGATGCACTTAGCAGAAGTTAAAAGGATCTGGGCCTCTTCT GGCCACTCCCTGTTGCTAGGCGACCTAATGGTGATGCTGAAGGCTGTGGGCTCCTGTGAGTTTGAGGGCTGCACTCCGTCATTCTGTGAGAAATACGGTATACGCCTGAAAGCAATCAAGGAAGTGAGGAAGCTGAGGATGCAGCTCACTAATTCAG TGAACCTGGTGATGCCGGATGCCAATGTCTGCGTTGACCCACAGATGCCCCCACCTGATGACACAGAGGCCAGACTTCTGCGGCAGATCGTCCTGTCAGGGATGGGAGACCATGTGGCCAG GAAGCTGCCTGAGTTGCCCTCCTCCCATCCTGATGCTAAGAAGTTAAAGAACGCATACCAG TGTCCTGATCTTGAAGACCCCGTTTTCATTCATCCCACATCAGTCTTGTTCAAGCATAGACCCCAGTGGGTTGTGTACCAACACATTGAGGAGACCTCCAAGTTATACATGAAAG GCATCAGTGCAATAGAGCCAGAGTGGCTTCCCCTGTTCTGTAGTAGTCATGTGACTTTATCCCAGCCAATGGAAGATCCTCCTCCCAGATATGACAAGGTCAAGGGTCAG GTAATGTGTACAGTGACAGGGCGGTATGGTCACCGGGCGTGGCCCATACCCCAGCTGGAGATGGAGTATCCACAGGGCGTGGAGAAGATGCGGTGGTTTGCCCAGGCTCTCCTTGCGGGGGAGGTAGTGAAAGCACTGGGGACTTACACCCCCCACCTGCTGTCTGCACCCAGCACCATGGTGAAATCATGGGCAAA ACTTCAGCCAAGAACAGAGGTGCTGGTGAAGGCTCTGATGTCAGAGAGAGTTGACAGCAGGGAGTCTCTAATTGCCGCATGGACACACAGCCCCTCtt ATTTGTTGTCAGCGTACCGCGAGTGGCTGCCAGACACCATGCATACAGAACTCTCCTTGAAATGGCCACCTGTTAGTTCCTGA